The following proteins are encoded in a genomic region of Jaculus jaculus isolate mJacJac1 chromosome 21, mJacJac1.mat.Y.cur, whole genome shotgun sequence:
- the LOC101597586 gene encoding mediator of RNA polymerase II transcription subunit 14-like: protein MAPVQLESHQLVAPGSGGPTAAAAAAAAAAASAAAAAAAAGPGYRLSTLVEFLLHRAYSELMVLTDLLPRKSDVERKIEIVQFASRTRQLFVRLLALVKWANDAGRVEKCAMVSGFLDQQAVLFVDTADRLASLARDALVHARLPSFAIPYAIDVLTTGSYPRLPTCIRDKIIPPDPITKVEKQATLHQLNQILRHRLVTTELPPQLANLTVANGRVKFRVEGEFEATLTVMGDDPEVPWRLLKLEILVEDEETGDGRALVHSMQINFIHQLVQSRLFADEKPLRDMYHCLHSFCLALQLEVIHSQTLSLIRERWGDLVQVERYHAGKCLTLSMWNQQVLGRKTGTAPVHKVTIKIDEDDVSKPLQISHDPPLPTSESKLAERAMKIDHLSVEKLLIDSVHARAHQKVQQLKATLRSFNPNENSSVETALPALVVPILEPCCSSECLHVFVDLHSGMFQLTLYGLDQATLDDMEKSVNEDMKRILPWIQQLKFWLGQQRCKQSVKHLPAVSSETLQLSNDSTHPVGNLSKNKLFIKLTRLPQYYVVVEMLEVPDQPTQLLYKYYLLSVNTPDRDDGPVTALLLQQFKDNIHDLASCTKAGKQARAGWKKHKLNDDPCPVASKKARRSGETCAFNKVLAHIVAMCDTNMPFVALRMELSNLEIPHQGVQVEGDGFSHAIHLLKIPPCKGVSEETRKALDRSLLDCAFRLQGRNNRTWVAELVFANCPLHGSSSREQGPSRHVYLTYENLLSEPVGGRKVVEMFLNDWNSIARLYECVLEFSRSLPDMPAHLNVFSEVRVYNYRKLILCYGATKGSSVSIQWNPAHQKFHISLGTVGPNSGCSNCHNTILHQLQEMFNKTPNVVQLLQVLFDTQAPLNAINKLPTVPMLGLTQRTNTAYQCFSILPQSSTHIRLAFRNMYCIDIHCRSRGVVAIRDGAYSLFDNSKLVEGFYPAPGLKTFLNMFVDGNQDARRRSVTEDDHPPSPIGGDVMDSLISQLQPPLQQQPFPKQPGTPGAHPLTSPPASYHSTVSASPSMMHTQSPGTLDPSSPYAMVSPSGRAGNWPGSPQVSGPSPAARLPGMSPANPSVHSPIPDASPSPRAGASSQATPASMPPPRKLPQRPWAASIPTVLTHSALNVLLLPSPTPGLVPGLAGSYLCSPLERFLGSVIMRRHLQRIIQQETLQLINSNEPGVIMFKTDALKCRVALSPQTNQTLQLKVTPENAGQWKRDELQVLEKFFETRVAGPPFKANTLIAFTKLLGAPTHILRDCAHIMKLELFPDQATQLKWNVQFCLTIPPSAPPIAPPGTPAVVLKSKMLFFLQLTQKASVPPQEPVSIIVPIIYDMASGTTQQADIPRQQNPALAAPAMVSNILKRFAEMNPPRQGKCTIFAAVRDLMANLTLPPGGRP from the coding sequence ATGGCTCCGGTGCAGCTGGAGAGCCACCAGCTCGTCGCTCCCGGAAGCGGCGGCCccacggcggcggcggcagcagcagcagcagcagcagcttctgcagcagcagcagcggcggcggcgggcccCGGCTACCGACTGAGCACCCTGGTCGAATTCCTCCTGCACCGGGCCTACTCGGAACTCATGGTCCTGACCGACCTACTGCCCAGGAAATCCGACGTGGAGCGGAAGATCGAGATCGTGCAGTTCGCCAGCCGCACGCGCCAGCTCTTCGTCCGCTTGCTGGCTCTGGTCAAGTGGGCCAACGACGCGGGCAGGGTGGAGAAGTGTGCCATGGTGTCGGGCTTCCTGGACCAGCAGGCCGTCTTGTTCGTGGACACCGCTGACCGCCTGGCCTCCCTGGCCAGGGATGCTCTGGTCCACGCGCGCCTGCCCAGCTTTGCCATCCCCTACGCCATCGATGTGCTGACGACCGGCTCTTACCCACGGCTCCCCACCTGCATCAGGGATAAGATTATCCCTCCCGATCCCATCACCAAGGTCGAGAAGCAGGCCACGCTCCACCAGCTCAATCAGATCCTGAGGCACAGGCTGGTGACCACCGAACTTCCTCCCCAGCTAGCGAACCTCACCGTGGCGAACGGCCGGGTGAAGTTTCGCGTGGAAGGAGAGTTCGAAGCCACGCTGACGGTGATGGGGGATGACCCCGAGGTTCCCTGGCGCCTCCTcaagctggagatcctggtggaGGACGAGGAGACGGGAGACGGGCGAGCTCTGGTTCACAGCATGCAGATCAACTTTATCCACCAGCTGGTGCAGTCGAGGCTCTTCGCCGATGAGAAACCCCTTCGGGACATGTACCACTGCCTGCATTCCTTCTGCCTGGCGCTGCAGTTGGAAGTGATACATTCTCAGACACTGTCGTTAATCCGGGAGAGGTGGGGAGACCTTGTGCAGGTGGAGAGGTACCACGCGGGGAAGTGCCTCACCCTGTCGATGTGGAACCAACAGGTTCTGGGGAGAAAGACAGGCACAGCCCCTGTCCACAAAGTTACCATTAAGATCGACGAGGACGATGTCTCGAAGCCTCTGCAGATTTCCCACGACCCGCCTTTGCCAACCTCTGAGTCCAAGTTAGCAGAAAGAGCCATGAAGATCGACCACCTGTCGGTGGAAAAGCTCCTGATCGACAGCGTCCACGCGAGAGCGCACCAGAAGGTCCAGCAGCTGAAGGCCACGCTTAGAAGCTTCAACCCCAACGAGAACTCCTCCGTAGAGACGGCACTCCCGGCCCTCGTGGTTCCCATCCTGGAGCCCTGCTGTAGTTCCGAGTGCCTGCACGTCTTTGTAGACCTGCACTCGGGAATGTTCCAGTTGACGCTTTACGGACTTGACCAGGCCACCCTAGATGACATGGAAAAGTCTGTGAATGAAGACATGAAACGGATCCTCCCTTGGATCCAGCAGCTTAAATTTTGGCTGGGACAGCAGCGTTGCAAACAGTCTGTCAAGCACCTGCCGGCGGTAAGCAGCGAAACGTTGCAGCTTTCCAATGACTCCACGCATCCTGTCGGGAACCTCTCCAAAAATAAGCTCTTCATAAAACTTACCCGGCTTCCCCAGTACTACGTTGTGGTGGAGATGCTGGAGGTTCCCGATCAACCGACCCAGCTCTTGTACAAGTACTATCTGCTGTCTGTGAACACTCCAGATCGCGACGATGGCCCGGTCACGGCCTTGCTGCTGCAGCAATTCAAGGACAACATCCACGACTTGGCTTCCTGTACAAAAGCTGGCAAACAGGCCAGAGCCGGTTGGAAGAAGCACAAGTTGAATGATGACCCGTGCCCAGTGGCATCCAAGAAAGCCAGACGATCAGGAGAAACGTGTGCCTTCAATAAAGTCCTAGCTCACATTGTGGCTATGTGCGACACCAACATGCCCTTTGTAGCGCTCCGGATGGAGCTGTCCAACCTGGAGATTCCACATCAGGGGGTGCAGGTGGAAGGCGACGGCTTCAGCCATGCAATTCACTTATTAAAGATCCCGCCCTGTAAGGGCGTCAGTGAAGAAACCCGAAAGGCTCTGGACCGGTCTCTTCTCGACTGCGCTTTCCGATTACAAGGGAGAAATAACCGCACATGGGTGGCAGAGTTGGTGTTTGCAAATTGTCCTCTCCATGGCTCTTCTTCTAGGGAGCAAGGACCATCCCGACACGTGTACCTGACCTACGAGAACCTGCTGTCTGAACCTGTCGGTGGCAGAAAGGTGGTTGAAATGTTCCTTAATGACTGGAACAGCATTGCACGGTTATATGAATGTGTGCTGGAATTTTCACGCTCTCTGCCAGACATGCCTGCTCACCTGAACGTCTTCTCGGAAGTGCGCGTTTATAATTATCGGAAGCTCATCTTGTGTTACGGAGCCACCAAGGGGAGCTCGGTTAGTATCCAGTGGAATCCCGCTCACCAGAAATTTCACATTTCCTTGGGAACTGTTGGCCCAAACTCAGGTTGCAGTAACTGTCACAACACCATCCTCCATCAGCTTCAAGAAATGTTCAACAAAACACCGAATGTGGTTCAGCTGTTGCAGGTGCTGTTTGATACTCAAGCACCGTTGAATGCCATCAACAAACTCCCCACGGTGCCCATGTTAGGCTTAACCCAGAGGACCAACACTGCCTACCAGTGCTTCTCCATCCTGCCACAGTCGTCCACCCACATCAGGCTGGCCTTCAGGAACATGTACTGCATTGACATACACTGCCGCAGCCGGGGCGTCGTGGCAATACGGGACGGCGCGTACAGCCTCTTCGACAACAGCAAGTTGGTCGAGGGTTTCTATCCTGcgccgggattaaagacattcCTTAACATGTTTGTTGATGGCAATCAGGACGCTCGCAGAAGGtctgtaactgaggatgaccacCCCCCTTCCCCTATCGGGGGTGACGTGATGGACTCTCTGATATCACAGCTCCAGCCTCCGCTCCAGCAGCAGCCGTTTCCAAAGCAGCCGGGCACGCCGGGCGCTCACCCTCTCACGTCACCCCCCGCATCCTACCACAGCACAGTCAGTGCGTCCCCGTCTATGATGCACACGCAGTCTCCAGGAACTCTCGACCCCAGCTCCCCGTACGCCATGGTGTCACCAAGTGGGCGAGCGGGAAACTGGCCAGGATCCCCTCAAGTGTCCGGACCCTCACCGGCCGCCCGCTTGCCTGGCATGTCCCCAGCCAACCCGTCTGTGCATTCTCCGATTCCAGATGCCTCTCCTTCCCCTCGTGCCGGGGCAAGCTCCCAAGCGACGCCAGCGAGCATGCCCCCGCCACGGAAACTACCTCAGCGCCCCTGGGCCGCGTCTATACCCACCGTCCTCACGCACAGTGCCTTGAACGTCCTGCTGCTGCCCTCTCCGACGCCCGGCCTCGTGCCCGGCCTGGCAGGTAGTTACCTCTGTTCCCCGCTGGAGAGATTCCTCGGGTCGGTGATCATGAGGCGACACCTTCAGAGGATCATTCAACAAGAAACGCTGCAACTGATAAACTCTAACGAACCCGGAGTCATCATGTTTAAGACGGATGCCCTGAAATGCAGAGTAGCCCTGAGTCCCCAAACCAACCAGACCCTGCAGCTGAAAGTGACACCTGAAAACGCAGGACAGTGGAAGCGTGACGAACTCCAGGTTCTGGAGAAATTCTTCGAGACGCGAGTCGCAGGACCACCGTTTAAAGCCAACACCCTGATAGCCTTCACCAAGCTGCTGGGAGCGCCTACGCACATCCTCAGGGACTGTGCGCACATCATGAAGCTCGAGCTGTTTCCCGACCAGGCGACGCAGCTGAAATGGAACGTTCAGTTTTGCCTGACCATCCCTCCCAGCGCACCGCCGATCGCGCCCCCGGGGACGCCGGCGGTAGTGCTGAAGTCCaaaatgttgttttttcttcAGCTGACTCAGAAAGCCTCAGTCCCTCCCCAAGAACCGGTGAGCATCATCGTCCCGATCATCTACGACATGGCTTCGGGCACCACGCAGCAGGCAGACATTCCCAGACAGCAGAACCCCGCCCTTGCCGCACCCGCGATGGTCAGCAACATCCTGAAGAGGTTTGCAGAGATGAATCCACCTCGGCAAGGTAAATGCACAATATTTGCAGCTGTTCGTGATCTAATGGCTAACCTTACACTGCCTCCTGGTGGTCGTCCATAG